The nucleotide sequence GTTAAAGAGGTTTCTGTGGATATGTGGGGAGGATTTAAAAAAGTGATTCGGGAAGTTTTTCCTAATGCTTTAATTGTCATTGACCGATTTCATGTGATGAAGTTAGTCAACAGTTCTCTGAATCAACCCAAACTCTTAAACACCATCTTCCCGATATTTGCCATTATTTTATTAATCGAACAACCAGTGGAGTTATGGAGGGATTAAACAACCGGATCAAATTAATTCTTCGTCAAAGCTATGGCTTCAAAAATTTTGAGATGATGCGCCAAAAGCTACTAGCTTGTCTTTTTATATAAGCCTTACTTATAACCATAAGTATAGGAGAGCCAAAACTGAGAGGAGAAACATTCAGACAATTTGCTTTTAGCCTGAACGCTTCTCCTCTAATCTTTGACCGTAACCCTAAAATTCTATAAAAGTGAGGATTCTTACCCTTTAGGGATAGGCCAAAATTTAAAATTTACAAAAGAAACAGAAGTTGTTTTTAAATTTTAAAAAGTTTTTATTTGAAAAAAATTAAGCACCAATTGCTTCTTCAACACCGGGTAAACGTTGGGCGGAATAACCTACACCACGCACGGTTAAAATATATTCAGGATTGCGTTGATCTTCTTCAATTTTTGCCCGTAAACGAGCAACATGAACATCTACAACCCGCATATCCGCAATTCGTCGAGGGGTATATCCCCATAATTCTTTGAGAATTTCAGAGCGAGAAACAGCTTGTCCAGATCGCTTAACTAACAACTCCAACAAATTGAATTCAATATAGGTTAACGGAACCACTTTCTCGCCTTTATACACTCGCCGTTTGACCGTATCAATTCGCACCGCTTCAATTTGAATGACTTCCGGGCTTAGGCTATGGGATAAATGGGTATCTTTAAAGCGTCGTAAAATGGCATGAATTCGAGCTTCTAATTCTTTAGGAGAAAAGGGTTTTGTTAAATAATCATCAGCCCCTAATTCTAAACCTGTAATCCGATCTGCAACGTCCCCTAAAGCGGTTAACATAATAATCGGAACATCAGATTTAGTGCGAAGTTCTTGACACACCCCATAACCATTGAGTTTAGGCATCATTACATCCAAAACTAACAGGTCAGGACTTTCTCGTTCAAACATTTCCAGCGCTTCTAAACCATCGCCTGCGACTACCACATTGTAGCCAACCATCGAAAGACGAGTTTTTAAGATGCGCCGAATCGCGGATTCATCATCAGCAACCAGGATTTTTTCACCGTTGCGTTTTTCATCAAGTTGGGGTTGTACACTCATATCTGCTTTTATGATGGATGGATCGGCTATCGATTTAGCAATACCAAAGCAAATCATATCCATGTCGCAAGTTCTCAGGACTGCTTCTCCCCACAAATCCCGATAACTGACACAGCGATATGATGGGACAGAAACTCACTCGCTTTTGGGGTGGGTGATTCAGTCTAATGCTTAAGATTGCTGTCTATTATGATAACATACGTTTTCAATTTGTTATCAAACTTAACAATTTCCGGGATGAAGGTCACATTCAGTTACACAACTTAATATTTTTTA is from Planktothrix sp. FACHB-1365 and encodes:
- the rpaB gene encoding response regulator transcription factor RpaB; this translates as MSVQPQLDEKRNGEKILVADDESAIRRILKTRLSMVGYNVVVAGDGLEALEMFERESPDLLVLDVMMPKLNGYGVCQELRTKSDVPIIMLTALGDVADRITGLELGADDYLTKPFSPKELEARIHAILRRFKDTHLSHSLSPEVIQIEAVRIDTVKRRVYKGEKVVPLTYIEFNLLELLVKRSGQAVSRSEILKELWGYTPRRIADMRVVDVHVARLRAKIEEDQRNPEYILTVRGVGYSAQRLPGVEEAIGA